Part of the Vagococcus teuberi genome, AAGAACCACGATTAGCCGAAGTACCATTTGATTCTGATAGAAAATTAATGTCGACATTCCATAAATTACCTGACGGTCGTTTCTTTGTAGCTGTAAAAGGTGCGCCTGATGAATTATTGAAACGTTGTACAAACTATGACGTCAATGGCGACATTAAACCAATGGATAAATCAGAAGAAGACTTGATTTTAAAGACTAATAAACAATTAGCGACACAGGCATTACGTGTACTTGCTATGGCTTATAAAATTGTAGATGAGATTCCAAGTGAATTAACAAGTGAAAATGTTGAGGCGGATTTAATCTTCTCAGGTTTAGTCGGGATGATTGACCCAGAACGTAAAGAAGCAGCTGAAGCTGTATGTGTTGCCAAAGAAGCCGGTATTCGTCCAATCATGATTACTGGTGACCATAAAGACACCGCTGAAGCAATCGCTGTGCGTCTTGGTATTTTAAAAGAAGGTCAACATGATGCTGTTATTACTGGTGGCGAATTGAATAATATGTCAGATGAGCAACTAGCTAATTCTATTGAACAATATTCCGTTTACGCTAGAGTGTCACCTGAACATAAAGTACGTATTGTTAAAGCATGGCAAAAAGATGGGAAAGTAGTGGCGATGACTGGAGATGGAGTAAACGATGCACCAGCTCTTAAAACTGCTGATATTGGTATAGGTATGGGTATTACTGGTACGGAAGTATCTAAAGGGGCAAGTGATATGGTCTTAGCTGATGATAACTTCTCCACTATTATCGTTGCCGTTGAAGAAGGACGCAAGGTCTTCTCAAACATTCAAAAAACAGTTCAATACTTACTTGCTGCAAACTTAGGGGAAGTTTTAACCTTATTTATTGCGACAATGCTCGGTTGGGATACATTATTACCAGTTCACTTATTATGGATTAACGTAGTAACTGATACATTCCCTGCGATTGCCTTAGGATTGGAACCTGCTGAAAAAGGTATTATGAAACACAAACCACGTGGTCGAGATTCAGACTTCTTTTCAGGTGGTGTTATGAGTAGTATTATCTATCAGGGTATTTTAGAGGCAGGATTGACACTTGGTGTGTACATGTATGCCATTAATAACCCGGTCCACTCAAGCTATGATGCTATCCATGCAGATGCGTTAACGATGGCTTATGCAACACTTGGATTAATTCAATTGATTCACGCATTTAACGTGAAATCTGTTCATGAATCAATCTTTAAAGTTGGGGCATTTAGAAATAAAATCTTTAACTATGCGATTTTACTTTCATTTGTTTTACTTGCAGCAACAATCGTTGTACCAGGATTTAATGATTTGTTTAAAGTAGCTCACTTAGATGGTCATCAATGGTTGGCAGTATTAATTGGTTCATTTGCTATTCTACCAATAGTAGAAATTGTTAAATGGATTCAACGAAAAACGATTTATAAATAGGATGTTTAAACTATCCATATTTTCTTGGATAGTTTTTTCATTTATGTTGACAAAATAAGAGTATATCTATAATATTGGAGTTAATGTGTTGCAATTTGAAGAAAAATATGGCAGCCAATCCTTTAAAAAAATGTTAAAAAAAGTAAAATAAATAAGAGTTAATGAAAGAGGGGAATATCATTGAAAAAACCAAATGTTGGCCAATATTTGCAAGTTATTAATGCAGTTGTCACAGAATCTGAAAACGTTGGAGAAAAGATGAATCCATCATATGAAATTGTTCGTAACGCAATTGATGAGGAAAATTTATCAGATTTGACAGTTGAACAATTAACAGATATTAAGAGCCATTTTTCTGAAGGTACAGAAGAATATAGAGTAATGGAAAACACTTTGAGCCACTTAAAAGCACCTGTTAGAGTTTTAGGGATTCATAAAAAATTGGAAAAAGCATTTAAAGAGTATGTTGAAGGGTGTCAAGAAATGATTGATTCGATTGATGCTGAGAACGCTAAGGTTGATAGTGAAGCGTTTGATCTATCTGAAGCAAAACAAGATGCGGCAACAGATGGTATCTCATTCTGTATTCAACGCATTACACAGATTATTATGAATAAGTAAAGTAAAAGGGATGAGAGAATCATCTCTTTTTTTAAATATAGGTAAAGATTTTTAAAATTAAATTAGTAAACAGACAGATAAGATAATTAATGGTATTCTTATTGTATAACAAGTGTTAGGAGTGGGATAATATGTTAAAAAGAAAATCCTATCCAGGACTGACAGATGAAGAAGTGTTAAATAGGATTGCTAGAGGAGAAGTAAATCAAGCAATCCCTAAGACAACACGTTCATTTAAACAAATTGTGTTTGAAAATAGTTTTACATTATTTAATTTTATTAACTTAGTGATAGCAGGCTTTATCGTATATACAGGTAGTTACAAAAATTTACTTTTTCTTGGAGTAATTATTACAAATACATTAGTTGGTGTATATCAAGAAATTAAAGCAAAAAATAATATTGATCGATTAAGTTTGTTAAGTGAATCGAAAGTCAGTGTTATACGAAACTATAAGGTATTAGAGATTCCGCAAAATGAAGTGGTTAAGGATGATTTAATAAATATAAAACGAGGACAACAAATTGTTGTTGATGGTATAGTGCTGGATACTGAAGGCATGGAGTGTGACGAATCTCAATTGACAGGTGAGTCAGACCCAATCATTAAAACCAATGGTTCAGAAGTCTATTCTGGAAGTTTCATTGTGAGTGGTAGTGGGTTGATGCAAGCTACACATGTTGGAAAAGATAGTTACAGTTATAAATTGAGTATAGAAGCAAAGCAAACAAAAGGCATATAT contains:
- a CDS encoding calcium-translocating P-type ATPase, PMCA-type, which produces MSEQKKKQLNDAFYVEDEKQVLEKLQSTPNGLSTAEAEKRLKEYGHNQLDEGKKKSLFSKFLDQFKDFMIIILLAAAVLSFFMGDQVEAIMIIVVVFIMAIFGVVQEAKAEEAIEALKDMSTPNANVRRDNTTKTVRSTDLVPGDIVLLEAGDVIPADMRLIETASLKIEEAALTGESVPVEKEDVVLEKEDIGIGDRINMAYMNSNVTYGRGVGVVTGTGMNTEVGKIANMLAQADETNTPLKENLNKLGKVLSIAIIFICIVMFGVGMLRGGHNWMEMLLTSVSLAVAAIPEGLPAIVTIILALGTQKMAKRNALVRKLPAVETLGSTDIICSDKTGTLTLNQMTVEEVFTNNESIRDSKDIPLDNTTLKIMTFCNDTKISDDGTLIGDPTETALIKYGEDRGYDIASKLKEEPRLAEVPFDSDRKLMSTFHKLPDGRFFVAVKGAPDELLKRCTNYDVNGDIKPMDKSEEDLILKTNKQLATQALRVLAMAYKIVDEIPSELTSENVEADLIFSGLVGMIDPERKEAAEAVCVAKEAGIRPIMITGDHKDTAEAIAVRLGILKEGQHDAVITGGELNNMSDEQLANSIEQYSVYARVSPEHKVRIVKAWQKDGKVVAMTGDGVNDAPALKTADIGIGMGITGTEVSKGASDMVLADDNFSTIIVAVEEGRKVFSNIQKTVQYLLAANLGEVLTLFIATMLGWDTLLPVHLLWINVVTDTFPAIALGLEPAEKGIMKHKPRGRDSDFFSGGVMSSIIYQGILEAGLTLGVYMYAINNPVHSSYDAIHADALTMAYATLGLIQLIHAFNVKSVHESIFKVGAFRNKIFNYAILLSFVLLAATIVVPGFNDLFKVAHLDGHQWLAVLIGSFAILPIVEIVKWIQRKTIYK